CCTACGATTGTATTTGTCTAGGCATTTGACATTCGTACTACTATCTCTTTTTTAAGGGGATTAAGTAAGTGAAACTGTTTTTCTAATCTACCATGACCATCGGATCCTCCGATTTTTTTAACTTTGGGAGGAAAAAAAACATGACGCTGGATCCAATGTCGTGGCGTGGCCAACTGGCAAGATCCCTCTCTCTTAGACTCTACCATTCACTGCGAATAACGAGCGTAGCAAAAACACCACACCACATCCGGGCAAGTCCACCGACAGCTATCTACGACCAAACAAAACTACAAGCAAAGAGTCCGGCATAACTGAGAACAATGCCGCATCACGACCAATGTCGAGCATCTCCGAAGACCACCAACTTCATCTAGACTTCGCTCGTGGACGCACCATACACCCTTGTATGACTAGAGGAGGTGGCAAGTGGATGACGGGACTTGCTCAGAATCGAGGAAGACACCATCTTCGATGGGCGTACCAAGCACCGTCGGAGATCAATATAGGACCATGGCGAACACCCAAGGAGAGTAACGAGGGACCAAGACGTATCTACATCAAGGAAGCCGCCATCGTGCCAATCCAACACTGAATCGAGGCTTTCGCCCGGAGACAACACCAACTCCAAACGAGCAAGGGACAAATGCGAGTGCATCTCgatgacgcctccaaggagggggaCGACAACCACGGGTGCCATCGTCGCGGGCCCGGCAAAAGTTATGCATATTTTCATCCGATCATCGCACCTCACCACACCTCGAGGAAATTGGTTAGCACCGTCCAAGTAGCCTCCCACCGCCGCCACCACAACACCTTGCCGCCAAGCCGAAGACCGCCTAAAGGTCACACGGCCGAGAGGAGCGCAGCCCAACCAACACCTCCGACCTGGCCGAAGAACAACAACCACCCCACACATCCAGCAAGGGCCAGGAACGTCTGCGACGGCCGTCACCCACTCCAAGGGGCGACCTTGCGACGACCCCAGTACCTAGGCCCCAGACCGGACCCGATTACGCCCAGATCTAACCAGACCCATCATGGACGGCATCACGCCGACAGCACCAGGAGAGCTCCATCGCTCACCACACGACCCACACGTGGGCGCCCGCTTGCTGCTCGCCAGGAGCCCGCCTAGCCGAGCTATCGAAGCGCCGCCACCAACCTGGCATGTAGCCCGCGCCAACGCCTCTAGCATGCTCCCAAAGCCCGTCCGCCACCACCACACCACTGCCCGTCTTCGCCAGGTCTGCCCCTCCTCCGCGCCCCCCGTCGTGCGCCAGCGATGCTGCACCGTTGCCCGCACCGCCCATGGGACAACCCACCTATGCGCGAAGGGGAGCCGTCGAGGCATGCCGCCCTCGCTCGCCACCACCGGCGCCGACCTGGGGAGAGAGGAGATCCGCCGCTCGCTCGATCTAGGGTTGGGCCTCTGGAGTCGTTCACGAGAGTGACCCTAGAGGCGGAGGGTAAAACTCACTttcctccctccgtaaactaagagTATCTTCAACCAAGTACTTCTAATTCAACCCCTTAAACGTCCATGTTTGTTTTGAGCCCATATTTGTTCATCCGCGCAACCACAATCCTTATTTTCTTTCTCATATGTCCTGTCACTTGCACGTAATTGGTGAAGATGAggagagagaaagaaaaaagaataaataaagaaagagaaaaaggtAGTCCACGATGGGGCCGTGTTCTATGTGACGGATTGACCGAGCGCGCCCGGGCGTGTCTACGAGCCCTCGTATCCTCGCCATATTTGAGATGGATACGAGGGTTCACGGACAGCACGGACATATAAGGAAGTTATAAGAGGTCTGGTTGggtcattttttttctttctctcttttgtcCGGTCACTGACCGATACGAGAGATAGTTTGAGGGGTCTGGCTGTGGATGCTAtaatagtacttcctccgtttttatttacttcgtGTATTAGctttgatcaaagtcaaactttgtaaactttaacaaagtttatagacaaaatattaacatatacaataacaaatcaacatcattagattcattatcaaatgtacttccacatcatatagacttgttatggtaaatatttatattcttgtatataaacttggtcaaactttaaaaagtttgacttcagtcaactctaatatacgaagtaaataaaaacggagggagtatttataatATAAGACTGTTCAGATCACTCCACGGGCTGATTAAAACGATGATCGAATGGTGGTAGCGCATCGATCCTGGCACGGCATGCATCCTGCCGACCACCACCTCGGATCCTCCCATGGATGCAATATGCAAGCCAGCGTGGCATGAACCCAGAACAGTTACCCCGTGTGGTCCCGGTCGAGCCCGGTGCACTGTCCACATGTGCACCGCCAGTGCGCCATTGGCTCCATCGATCAAATTTAATCCACAGCGCAGCGCAACTCGCAAGTGGCGACGCATAAAATAATACCCCCGGTTCTAACTTCGCGCTTGTTGCGATCAGGTACGGCAATAGAATAACCACGGCGATCAATCGATGGACCGATCGGTCGAGCTCGCTGGTCAAGCAGCGCCGGGGGGCGGGGGCCACGCCGCGCCGGGCGCGCTGCGACGCGGCCGCGCGGCGTGCGCGTCGCCGGAGGGCGGGGGCAGACCAGGATCACGATCCCGATCCACAGGGCGCGCGCGCGCCCGAGCAGCGGCGGGCGACGTGCGGCACGTGCCGATCGAGGGGGGCACGTTGGCGGCCTCGGGCCCGGCGATTATTGCCACACGGGCCACGGCGGAGTGCACCCACACGCACAACACAATGGGCGCCATGTATTTTTCTTTCAGACAGTGGGCGCCGTATTTTATTACTAATTTTATTTTGCTTCTGCCTCGACCCAGCGAAGCTCTGCCATCTCTCTTTCTCTTTTGGTTTCGCCAACGCGGGGGCGGTCGCATCCGGCGTAGGTGAGATGCGAGCGAGATGCACTGCTGCTCGCTCAACTGTGGTCTGCTATAATCTGGGTGCTCCCAGTGACGTCGTCCTCTCCTCTAGCGAGTGCCTGCGGTTTTTTCATGTGCGCTGCGGTGGTTTGGACTATTTAAGAGCATTCTGCAGCATGTGTGGCAGCTAGTATCACGTCATCGGTTTTGCATAAAGTCTTCGTGAAAAGCATACGCACCGTACCTCCAAATGCATTTTGTATCGCGGCTCCGTTTTTTTAATTTTCAGAGGGAATGGAGACCGTGAACTGTTTGTTTATCTCGTACGCAAACCACCCGTAGAGGTACGCAAACCACCTGTTTTTGAGAGAAGTTTTTctaggtttttttaaaaaaaatgatagGGAGATTGTTTTTGAGAGAAGTTTTTTTTaggttttttctttttccttttaagATTGTTGTGATGTCAACATGATGcgagaatattttttaaattttttgacatGATGGTGAGGTGCGTATAGCTTTCTCTCAAGCGGCCCGCAATGACGGGTCCCAACCACTAGTACTTACGTAATATCGGCTCTTTGATTACCTGAGAATGCTACTTTCACAATGTCAAAGCTCTTACAAGAACAATATTATATATGTTCCCTTATTTTACCGAGCATTGTGTGCATTGTGCAACCGAATAGATTCATTATACTTTTTTCACCTGGAAAGATATTGCACAGATACACTCCACTCATATGCAACTAGGTCAATGGTTTTAGTTTCATCATATAGCATTGGTTTAAAGAAATATCGGCAAACCAACTAGTTGGATGCATCAACTTATATGATAATAAGGAACTCGCTGCTTTCCCATTGAAAGAATCACAAGAGTTGTTTAATAACTGTGACCACCATACATATAGCACACGTATTGCACATTATTTTCTTTAGTTGTCTCCCATAAAAATGGAGCTTTGACAGCATCAAAGCTTGAAAGATTCAACTTGTACAACGAGAAAATAATAACATCATTTATACTCGACGCGGCATATGCCATCCACACATAAGTTTCTCCACACATATAAAATGCTTAACTACAGTCCTAGTTTAGCAACTAATCACCTCAGCTAACAACCTGCATAATTACCCAAAAAGATGCAATGATAAAGATCATGTACATTTTCTAAAACACACACCATGTGCACTATACTTCTCATACAAACTATGCACCATATATATGAAAACCACACCACCCTTAGTATTAGGCCTATTTGTGTAGAAAAAAATCAGCTCAGGTCACATTtcttgcccccttcccccgtaataTCAGCCCAAGCTCTGCCACTGCATCTGCTTGCTTTCTCCTCTTCCATATGTTTGTGGCCGACCACCAGAGAGAGATGAAGCAGCAGAGCGAGGGAGATCATGACTCATGACATTGATGACCAAGGAGGAGCCGACAATGGTTATAGTTTGGACTGAGCCGTGGCGGCAACAACGATAGTGAGACAGGACTGAGTCGAAAGGCAGCAACACCAAGAAAATTAAGGAAGAAACTTAGGGGTGGGACATGCGGCATGCGGGTGGGACAGTCGATCTACTCCCCTCCGAATTTAGAGGGATAGTCGGGGCAGTGGTAGACTTCGATGGTCACATTTGGCAGAGTGCCTCATACCGAGAGTGGCGGGAAGATGAATAGATGGACATGGTCGGAGGGCGATGCTGTGGTGCCAATGACCCTAGGATGGGCGGAGCTGTGGCGAGTACCACTGGTAATTTAGTCGCCGACGTCACTTGCATAACTGTTGGAGTCGACCGCGAGAGAGTTCCTCCACGGTCGACCGCCTATCCCTATACATTGTTGAAAAAAAATACTCTCTCTAACTAAAACACGGTATAGTCAATAGTTTTATTCAGTGAACATCATCAATCAGCTCCAAATCATAGACAAAAACACATCGCTAGTATCATAGACACCAGtggacccccacccccacccccctcgtCCACTTGTGGTGGCAGATTCCGGGAGCCCCCTAGCAAATATAGAACGAATAGCATCGCCACCTCCGGACATGCGTGTGCGATTCCACCCAGTAGCAAGCGAGCGGGGGGCGGGGCCCGCCGGCAGCGGGACGCCGCAGCAGATCCCCGTCCCACTTGTCCGCCCCCATTATCTTAATATTATTCTGGTCCACTACCCGCCACATCTCCCACCAGCCACATTTGATCCCCCTCCCTCCCCCACATATGGCACCCCAGCTCCCGCTGCCTCCCCTACTCCTCTCCCCGTCCCGTCGCCGcctcctcacccgccgccgccgccgacgcactGCAGCACCAGCAGCATCCTGACCGCGGGTTGGTGACGCCGAGCGCCGTGCAGCATGGACATCGACCCTTCCTCCGTCTCCCACGCAGACGGCGGGGGCGACCTGTGGCCGTTCGACTCGCTCACCACgtccctcttcttctcctccgtctCCTCCTCCCCGCCGCTCCACCCGCTGCccgtcgcctcctcctcctggctcacgCCGCCGTCTCCGCTCTGGCTCTTCGAGGACCGCCAGATGATGCCGATCGAGGTGGGCCCTGCGCCCGCCGCGGCGCCGGACAACACCGCCGCCGTCCCAGAGGAGACCCAGCGAGCACGTTCCGGTAAGCGTTATCATACTTCACTTGGAACCAATCCTTGCTTCGTTTACTGCTTCCTGGATCGTACGGGATGCTTACATCGTGATTTTGTTCCTGTCTCTGCTTTGGCTTGTCGATGGAATCTTTCCGCTCCAAAGCTGGAACAGAGGGGCAGCTGGAATCTTGCTGTTATTCTAGTCGCTAGCACGCTAACCTTATATTCTCTGTACGATCGGCGAAGTTTCCCAGCTTTGCGCTTGACTTTTTTGGGGGGCTCCTTTTGGCACGTTTCTCGGTTGCATATGATTCGGCTCATAAATCTCTCGAGGAGAATATTTCTGCCTGCTAATCCAACAAGACGGATAAAATGTTGTAGTAAAGCTTTATTAGCTTTGTTGCAGTGATAGGCTTGCCGTGTTTAATTAGTCTGAACAAGCCCGGCTTTCCGTCTGAGTCTGACTACGTGGGGGTAATGCGTGCGTGCTTTCTTATGCAAATGATTGGAAAATATTGGTTGGTAGCTTATTGGATTCCACTAGGAGACGGGGGTACTCGCCAATTACTGTATTACTATATATATGCATACAGAAAGGGTGTCATTTTTATgttcaaaaaaagaagaaagggtgTCATTTTCTTGTGCTATTGTTGCCTGAGTCATTTTACTTTACCCAGTGCTGTATACTGCCTTTTGCTATTGGTGGTGGTATGATGCCTCTAAAGCGATCTCGTGTATTTAGTACTAGATATACATTAGTGGTGGGGTATGACGCCACTGATAGTACATACTAGATTGTATTCAAAGTTGAAGCTGTTGGATAAGGCCTTACTTTGTCTCATTACATTATTAGTATTTACAAGGGAGACAATGAGATGTACTTTGCTTATGTGTTAAATAAACTAGGACTTCTCCACTTCGTTGGTTGGTGTTTCAGGAAATGCTCTTGGCTTGATGATTGTGTGTGTGGTACTGTTGATTTGTTCACTTTACTGTAAGCATCGATGAATTGCAGTTAACAAACTTTATGGCTCTCGGAAACATATTTTCCGTTCATGAAGTAGGTATCGCTTGTCACATATTTACATGAGCGCAATGTGTTAGACTGCATGGATGATTCATAGGAAACTGTATTGCTAATTTAAGTAGTAGTGGCATTCCTTTCTTATTTATGTTCTTGGCTGTATTTCCCTTACAATACTGCATTCTATTCTGCTAACTAGGGAATTCGGACACGCCAATTAAGAAGACCGAACGTCTTAACAACAAATGGCAATTTAACCTAGCTCTGCATGACGATAGCACAAACAGCTCATGCTTGTTCAAGGAGAAGCTGACTCATGCTCTCAGGTACTTCAAGGAGTCAACAGATCAACACCTGTTGGTCCAGGTTTGGGCGCCGGTTAAGAGTGGCGATCGCTATGTGCTTACTACATCAGGACAACCCTTTGTACTTGACCACCAGAGCATTGGGCTGCTTCAGTACAGAGCTGTATCCATGATGTACATGTTCTCAGTAGATGGAGATAATGCTGGGGAGCTTGGGTTACCTGGACGCGTCTACAAGCAAAAAGTGCCCGAGTGGACACCAAATGTGCAGTATTATAGCAGCACTGAGTACCCACGGCTTAACCATGCCATCAGTTACAATGTTCATGGTACCGTTGCCTTGCCTGTTTTTGATCCTTCTGTTCAATCATGTATTGCTGTCGTTGAGCTTATAATGACATCGAAGAAGATAAACTATGCTGATGAGGTTGATAAAGTCTGCAAAGCTCTTGAGGTTAGTGTTTTCTGTTGATTGTGTTTCTTTTATGTCACATGAGCTTTCAGGGGACATTGCTGGACATTATATAATTATATTCTTAGTAATATTATTTGTGCTATATGCAGGCAGTAAATCTTAAAAGCACTGAGATATTGGAGCATCCAAACGTCCAGGTTAGCATCCAATCAATAGGAACAATTAATTTTTCCTGTTTTTACTATGGGGGGTGATTTATGTGTTTCTGTGTTTCGTACTCAGATTTGCAATGAAGGCCGTCAATCTGCCCTGGTGGAGATACTGGAGATCCTGACAGTTGTATGTGAAGAGCACAAGCTTCCATTAGCACAAACATGGGTTCCTTGCAAATATCGAAGTGTGTTGGCGCATGGTGGTGGTGTTAAGAAAAGTTGCTTGAGctttgatggaagttgcatgggggAAGTCTGCATGTCAACCAGTGATGTGGCATTTCATGTGATTGATGCTCATATGTGGGGATTCCGAGATGCCTGTGTAGAACATCATCTACAGAAGGGGCAGGGAGTTTCTGGCAAGGCGTTTATCTATCACAGACCTTGCTTTTCAAAAGATATCAGTCAGTTTTGTAAGCTGGAGTACCCCCTTGTGCACTATGCTCGTATGTTTGGATTGGCTGGCTGCTTTGCTATATGTTTACAAAGTCCTTATACTGGCGATGATTATTATATGCTAGAGTTTTTCCTGCCACCCAGTTGTAAAGAGGAAGATGATCAAAATGCCTTGTTGGAGTCTATATTAGGTCTGATCAATCAGTGTCTCCGTAACCTAAAGGTAGCTGGTAACGGAGAATCCAATGAAGCTTCTCTTCAACTTAGTAATGTCATAATGATTGAAAGTGAAGATTTCAAGACAAATGTGCATTTTGAGAACTCTGAAGGTTTTCGTGAATCACCCGAAGGTGATACACATGGAGGAGCCCATGAGTTCGATAAAGCGAATAGTAAAGTATCAGAGGGACATTTATTGGCTGATGATAACTCTCAGAACAATGGCGTATCTGTCTCCAGGCCAAATGGTAGCGCGGCTTCTGATTCTTCATTGCTTCACAAAAATGGCAAACCCCCTGAAAGGAGACGGGGGAAAGCTGAAAAAACAATCAGCTTAGAAGTTCTTCAGCAATATTTTTCTGGAAGTCTGAAAAATGCAGCAAAAAGCCTCGGTGGTACGCTTCTAATATTTAGCCTTTTAAGTAAACAAATCCTTGGCTTTTTGAGTCTTACTCTTTCTGATTGCTAAGATCGCCCCACTTGAACTTGACTTTTGTTCAATTTGACAATCTAGTCCTCTTGAGCATGGATGTCAAATGAATTATCCAATTGGTAATCTGGTTTATGTTTGTTTCTTGTAGGGCTTAAATGGCAACAAAATGTTGCAGCATGCAGTGAGCTtatatgttgcatccatgttttcttTTATTATTCTATTATTCAGAAAATATCATCTCAGTGTAGTTAGCATTTGGGGTTTTAGTTCCATTTTTCTTGTTGTCATGACACCATAGATGTGCCACTTGTTCCTGTTGAATTCTAAAATTGCAGAACGTAGACTCAGTGAAAGGGTTTTGGGTTTTGGAATTGATTAGAAGACAGAGATCCTCCAGTTTAGCATTTAGACATGGTAGGGTGCAATTTTTTTTGGCAACAAATAGTTTTTTCATGTGAAGCATAGCATGTCATATTGTCATTCTTTTTAGAGGCTGATGCTTTTTGTAGCTAATTGATACTCATATCACTTTGTGTCGAATAGCAGAACTTGGGAAGGAAAGGATGATGaactgttgattgttttttgagattaaAACTAGATCTATGTTCCTTTCTTCAGTTTAGGTTAACTTGAACCATTTACATAATGTTGTTCAGGGTGCATTCATTCACATACATATTGAGTAGGGATCAATCGATGCATTGTCTTATTCACAGACTAGTAGATTTTGTAGGCAAGCTCACACTAGTAAATGTGTACTATGGATTTGTATGGGTGGGCAGCTATACAATATACACAGTGCACCAATGATATTTATCGAAAGCCCTGAAgttcgccagtaagtcaatttagtCAAGATTGAGGATGTTTTGTTTGACatgattaccgaaaaaggctttcgccccgctttataaataaagcaaccgcCGAGCACAAAGTACCAAGGTTCCAACCAtacaaacacacacgcacacaaagcCACCGCAACCAGTCCGACGCGCACAGACACACACGAAACCCAGGTTCAGCtgtgggcacagctcaacaagcccaacacTGAGGCAAGACAAACACAACACAACATGGCATGATTAAGGCACAGGCAGACTATAAATAATATAAAAAAATCTGACACCAGACTTAGAACATCACAAGAACTGTCATCCTAGCGATATGTCAATCTTTTGTTTAAGTGGAAACAAAGAGGAACTTACCTTTCTTATATGCTGTGTAGCAAGGCACAGAACGGGCTAAACACCCCCGGGAGGATGTCCAGGTGGAGTCGGCTTGGTTAGGGAAGAGATTAGATCTTAGATGACAGAGATGACCCCGGGGAAGGAATAGATTTATTTCTCATTTCTTATCCTCTAATGATTGATTACTACACCTTTAATAACTGACAAATAGGGAAGCAAACCTAAAGATCACTGATTATTATGGTGATAGATAACATGAGCTTATCTCCTTTGTGCCGCCAACCAGCTGTAGGACAATGGCCCACCTCCAATTGTTAGCCATGAAAATATGTATAGAAGCAACATAGCAAAATGAATCTTGTTAATATGCCCACCTTCACCAGATACCACCAGCGGTCTAATTTGCTTGTCGTAACCTTCAGAAGGAAACTAAGTCTGGGCTTGTGCATGAATCATGATCGTGTATTTTGTAAGCTGGCTTCCTTTATTTTAAAATCCTTTTTCCTTTGACCCGTTTGCTTCTTCTGAATCTAAAAGAGAGTAGATGCATTGAACGTTTAATCTTGCAATGGTAATAACATTGTCGGGGTTCTATTGTTGGATGTTGGCATTAGCTAATTATATTTCCGGTTTGACAGTGTGCCCCACAACCATGAAGCGCATCTGCAGGCAACATGGGATTTCTCGTTGGCCATCCCGAAAAATTAACAAGGTCAACCGGTCTCTCTCGAAGTTAAAGCAAGTAATTGAGTCTGTTCAAGGATCAGACGCGGCATTTAACCTGACATCTATCACAGGCCCTCTCCCTACTATTCCTGTTGGTCCTTCATCAGATTCTTTCAATAAAGAGAAAGCAAGTGAAAGTAAAGCAGAACATTCAAATCGTGCTGTTGATGGTGACAGAGATTCATCTTTACAGAAGCCACAAGAAAATGGTAGCCACTTTGGTGCACTCATGTCCCAGCAAGGATTTGCAGACACTGGAAACAATGTTCAACTTGAAGCAGACAAAGCTTCTCTCTCGAGAAGCTCATCAGGAGAAGGCAGCATAAATTCACGTACTTCGGAGGGCTCATGTCAGGGAAGTCCCGCAAACCAGACGTTTGTTTGCCAGCCTATTGCTTCAATGTTCTTGGAACCACAAGAACCACAACTGAATCCGGAAGGGTTCACAAAAGAACCTTTCCAAGAACCAGAGCTACCACTTTCCAGGATGCTCATAGAGGATTCTGGTAGTTCCAAGGATTTGAAGAATCTCTTTGGTTCAGCAATTGGCCAACCAATGCTAGCCCCTCCCAGCAATTTTGGGCC
The Triticum dicoccoides isolate Atlit2015 ecotype Zavitan chromosome 3A, WEW_v2.0, whole genome shotgun sequence genome window above contains:
- the LOC119267728 gene encoding protein NLP3-like, which translates into the protein MDIDPSSVSHADGGGDLWPFDSLTTSLFFSSVSSSPPLHPLPVASSSWLTPPSPLWLFEDRQMMPIEVGPAPAAAPDNTAAVPEETQRARSGNSDTPIKKTERLNNKWQFNLALHDDSTNSSCLFKEKLTHALRYFKESTDQHLLVQVWAPVKSGDRYVLTTSGQPFVLDHQSIGLLQYRAVSMMYMFSVDGDNAGELGLPGRVYKQKVPEWTPNVQYYSSTEYPRLNHAISYNVHGTVALPVFDPSVQSCIAVVELIMTSKKINYADEVDKVCKALEAVNLKSTEILEHPNVQICNEGRQSALVEILEILTVVCEEHKLPLAQTWVPCKYRSVLAHGGGVKKSCLSFDGSCMGEVCMSTSDVAFHVIDAHMWGFRDACVEHHLQKGQGVSGKAFIYHRPCFSKDISQFCKLEYPLVHYARMFGLAGCFAICLQSPYTGDDYYMLEFFLPPSCKEEDDQNALLESILGLINQCLRNLKVAGNGESNEASLQLSNVIMIESEDFKTNVHFENSEGFRESPEGDTHGGAHEFDKANSKVSEGHLLADDNSQNNGVSVSRPNGSAASDSSLLHKNGKPPERRRGKAEKTISLEVLQQYFSGSLKNAAKSLGVCPTTMKRICRQHGISRWPSRKINKVNRSLSKLKQVIESVQGSDAAFNLTSITGPLPTIPVGPSSDSFNKEKASESKAEHSNRAVDGDRDSSLQKPQENGSHFGALMSQQGFADTGNNVQLEADKASLSRSSSGEGSINSRTSEGSCQGSPANQTFVCQPIASMFLEPQEPQLNPEGFTKEPFQEPELPLSRMLIEDSGSSKDLKNLFGSAIGQPMLAPPSNFGPMRNSGTVTIKASFKEDIVRFRFPCSSSVMALKDEVAKRLRMDAGMFDIKYLDDDHEWVKLACNADLEECIEISRHSGTHVIRLLVTDVAAHIGSSCGSSG